The Siniperca chuatsi isolate FFG_IHB_CAS linkage group LG2, ASM2008510v1, whole genome shotgun sequence genome window below encodes:
- the megf6b gene encoding multiple epidermal growth factor-like domains protein 6 isoform X3: protein MAFSSGWWIFFLALIEAMACLTSAANYPHSYYRRICYRPHCYHGYHGYNPDYLAADIDECQVHNGGCQHRCVNTRGSYYCECHPGSRLHVDGRTCLAVHSCAISNGGCEHYCVQQSANHFRCRCRPNYVLAEDGKHCKLQNPCADQNGGCMHKCRVDGGKAHCDCKVGYILAEDGKTCEDIDECETEKANCAHGCHNTLGSYACVCNAAYELGSDGKQCYRIEMEIVNSCENNNGGCSHHCQHSTSGPVCSCNHGYRLDDDFKTCVDVDECGEQSSCCEQDCTNYPGGYECYCSAGYRLNSDGCSCDDVDECLAANGGCDHTCQNSAGSFQCFCHRGFRLEEDRQACTPLEDAIEALSSGGAIELPLIRPQLTLMQDYSQPLERYDDYEDDEGELRAESNLAEKFVCLDDTFGNDCSLTCDDCTNGGKCNPWKNGCDCPDGWIGIVCNQTCPEGDFGKNCSFPCKCKNGASCDPVTGSCRCPPGVSGDLCQDGCPKGFYGKQCNKKCNCANNGRCHRTYGACLCDPGLYGRFCHLPCPKWTFGPGCSEECQCVQQNTLECHRRHGTCVCKSGYQGNTCKEECIPGTYGAGCEKKCACPPGVSCDHVTGECQRKCPPGRHGENCDQDCPEGRFGTGCVHPCNCSGATCDKVTGQCKCPAGTTGKHCENLCLEGFWGPGCTETCPVCENGGVCDKHNGSCNCAPGFMGRFCQNSCPSGRFGQECQMKCVCENNARCDPVSGRCTCAPGWTGNNCRKACDAGHWGADCAEICDCRNGDGSCDAVTGQCNCEAGYTGTHCHQKCPAGVFGLGCRHRCQCDNKALCDHVSGACTCQVGWTGTFCEKPCPQGFYGLDCQKKCLCLNGGSCDHVSGACSCPAGWIGPFCNLTCPTGSYGEGCNQTCSCRNDGICHPASGQCVCTPGWTGPNCTEECPAGFYGADCRQRCLCQNGATCNKTNGKCTCASGWMGTACELECVAGRFGADCQQQCECENGGQCDRQTGRCSCSAGWIGEQCEKACEPGLFGAGCEERCQCVHGASCHHVTGECQCPPGWRGKLCDKACLPGMYGKGCMQRCSCAQGTSCHHVSGDCGCPPGFTGNGCEQTCLPGTFGQNCNQLCQCSETNQLCHPVFGSCYCAPGFHGPKCDLICGDGHYGPNCERECQCENGGKCVPSTGACECPAGFIGARCNTTCPAGRYGVDCAWAALCGDGAQNDPVTGRCVCIPGRRGEDCGHGCPPGWFGADCVQRCNCSNGGVCDSATGNCTCGLGWTGAHCDKECAAGRFGANCELKCNCQNNGTCDRVTGTCHCGPGYYGHLCEHACPPGLHGPLCQLQCDCMNGASCHPVSGQCVCPPGHHGARCHRACEQGTYGHGCAKLCDCEEDAPCDPVTGRCLCSSGKTGLRCDIDCRANRYGPDCAETCECENGAQCDRRNGRCTCLHSWIGLFCQEGGPPRLTYGSSRGDSQHDNS from the exons TGCAGAATCCCTGTGCAGATCAGAATGGAGGCTGTATGCACAAGTGTCGTGTTGATGGTGGCAAAGCTCACTGCGACTGTAAAGTTGGTTACATCCTGGCTGAAGACGGAAAAACCTGTGAAG ATATCGATGAGTGTGAGACAGAAAAGGCCAACTGTGCTCATGGCTGCCACAACACACTGGGCTCTTACGCCTGTGTGTGTAACGCTGCCTATGAGCTGGGATCTGATGGAAAACAGTGTTACA GAATTGAGATGGAGATCGTGAACAGCTGCGAGAACAACAACGGTGGCTGTTCGCACCACTGCCAACATTCAACCAGTGGGCCTGTTTGCTCCTGTAACCATGGTTACAGACTAGACGACGACTTTAAAACCTGTGTCG ACGTCGATGAGTGTGGAGAGCAGAGCTCCTGCTGTGAGCAGGACTGCACCAATTACCCCGGAGGGTATGAATGCTACTGCTCAGCAGGATACAGACTCAACTCAGACGGATGTAGCTGTGACG ATGTAGATGAGTGTCTGGCTGCTAATGGCGGTTGTGATCACACATGCCAGAACAGTGCAGGTTCCTTCCAGTGTTTCTGCCACCGGGGCTTCCGTCTGGAAGAGGACCGGCAAGCCTGCACCC CACTAGAAGATGCAATTGAGGCCCTGTCCAGCGGAGGTGCCATTGAGTTGCCTCTCATTCGCCCCCAGCTCACCTTGATGCAGGACTACAGCCAACCCTTGGAGCGCTATGACGACTATGAAGACGACGAGGGGGAGCTGAGGGCCGAGAGTAACCTGGCAGAAAAATTTG TGTGCTTGGATGACACTTTTGGCAATGACTGCAGTTTGACGTGTGACGACTGTACTAATGGAGGAAAATGTAATCCGTGGAAAAATGGCTGCGACTGCCCCGACGGGTGGATTGGCATCGTCTGCAACCAGA CATGCCCTGAGGGAGATTTTGGTAAAAACTGCTCGTTCCCTTGTAAGTGTAAAAATGGTGCCAGCTGTGATCCCGTCACTGGGAGCTGCCGCTGTCCACCTGGAGTCAGTGGAGACTTGTGCCAGGATG GCTGTCCAAAGGGCTTCTATGGGAAGCAGTGCAATAAGAAGTGTAATTGTGCCAATAACGGGCGCTGCCACCGGACCTACGGAGCCTGTCTGTGTGATCCTGGACTCTACGGACGCTTCTGCCACCTCC ctTGTCCTAAGTGGACCTTTGGCCCAGGCTGCTCTgaggagtgtcagtgtgtcCAGCAGAACACTCTGGAGTGTCACCGTCGCCATGGCACCTGTGTCTGTAAATCTGGTTACCAGGGCAACACCTGCAAGGAAG AATGCATCCCAGGTACTTACGGAGCCGGCTGTGAGAAGAAGTGCGCCTGTCCACCAGGAGTGTCATGTGATCATGTGACTGGAGAGTGCCAACGAAAATGCCCTCCCGGTCGTCATGGAGAGAATTGTGATCAAG ACTGTCCAGAGGGAAGGTTTGGAACAGGCTGCGTACATCCTTGTAACTGCAGCGGCGCTACATGTGACAAAGTGACGGGACAATGCAAGTGTCCAGCGGGAACGACAGGAAAACACTGTGAGAACT TGTGTCTGGAAGGTTTCTGGGGTCCAGGCTGCACAGAAACCTGCCCAGTTTGTGAGAACGGAGGCGTGTGTGATAAACACAACGGGTCATGTAACTGTGCTCCAGGGTTCATGGGCAGATTCTGCCAGAACT CATGCCCGAGTGGACGTTTTGGTCAAGAATGTcaaatgaagtgtgtgtgcgAGAATAATGCTCGCTGTGACCCGGTGAGTGGGCGGTGTACCTGCGCTCCAGGCTGGACTGGAAACAACTGCAGGAAAG CGTGTGATGCAGGGCACTGGGGGGCAGACTGTGCAGAAATATGCGACTGTAGAAACGGAGACGGCAGCTGTGACGCTGTGACGGGCCAGTGCAACTGTGAGGCTGGTTACACTGGAACACACTGCCATCAGA AGTGCCCAGCAGGTGTGTTTGGTCTTGGTTGTCGCCATCGGTGTCAGTGTGACAACAAGGCGTTGTGCGACCATGTGAGTGGAGCTTGTACCTGCCAGGTTGGATGGACTGGAACCTTCTGTGAAAAGC cgtGTCCTCAGGGTTTCTACGGACTGGACTGCCAAAAGAAGTGTTTGTGTCTAAACGGCGGGAGCTGTGACCACGTCAGCGGAGCTTGTTCCTGTCCTGCTGGCTGGATTGGTCCGTTCTGCAACCTGA CGTGCCCAACCGGTTCCTATGGGGAAGGGTGTAACCAAACCTGTAGCTGCCGTAACGATGGCATCTGCCACCCGGCCAGcgggcagtgtgtgtgcacgccGGGCTGGACCGGACCCAACTGCACAGAAG AATGCCCTGCAGGGTTTTATGGAGCAGACTGTCGGCAGCGCTGCTTGTGCCAGAATGGAGCCACCTGTAACAAGACCAACGGAAAATGTACATGCGCCAGTGGATGGATGGGCACAGCCTGTGAACTGG AGTGTGTAGCAGGCCGTTTCGGGGCGGACTGCCAACAGCAGTGTGAATGTGAGAATGGCGGCCAGTGTGACAGACAGACCGGACGGTGCAGCTGCAGCGCCGGCTGGATCGGAGAGCAGTGTGAGAAAG CATGTGAACCAGGCCTGTTTGGTGCCGGCTGTGAGGAAAGATGTCAGTGTGTGCACGGGGCCTCATGCCACCACGTCACTGGAGAGTGTCAGTGTCCACCAGGGTGGAGAGGGAAACTCTGTGACAAAG cCTGTTTGCCAGGTATGTATGGAAAGGGTTGCATGCAGCGCTGCAGCTGTGCTCAGGGCACGTCCTGCCACCACGTCTCTGGAGACTGCGGCTGTCCTCCTGGATTCACGGGCAACGGCTGCGAGCAGA CTTGTCTTCCAGGAACATTTGGACAGAACTGTAACCAGCTCTGCCAGTGCTCCGAGACAAACCAGCTCTGCCACCCGGTGTTTGGATCATGTTACTGCGCTCCAGGTTTCCATGGCCCCAAATGTGACCTAA tctGTGGAGATGGTCATTATGGTCCAAACTGTGAAAGAGAGTGCCAGTGTGAAAATGGAGGGAAGTGCGTTCCTTCCACTGGAGCCTGTGAATGTCCAGCAGGGTTTATAGGAGCACGCTGCAACACCA CGTGTCCAGCCGGGCGTTACGGAGTCGATTGTGCTTGGGCGGCGCTGTGTGGAGACGGAGCCCAGAATGACCCAGTCACCGGCCGCTGTGTGTGCATCCCTGGACGCAGAGGAGAGGACTGTGGACATG GCTGCCCTCCAGGCTGGTTTGGGGCAGACTGTGTCCAACGCTGTAACTGCAGCAATGGCGGAGTGTGTGACTCTGCAACTGGCAACTGTACCTGCGGTCTGGGCTGGACTGGTGCACACTGCGATAAAG AATGTGCTGCGGGCAGATTTGGTGCAAACTGCGAGCTGAAATGTAACTGTCAAAATAACGGCACTTGTGACAGAGTGACAGGGACGTGTCACTGTGGTCCAGGCTACTATGGACATCTGTGTGAGCATG CTTGTCCTCCTGGTCTCCACGGCCCGCTGTGCCAGCTGCAGTGTGACTGTATGAACGGGGCCTCCTGTCACCCCGTATCGGGCCAGTGCGTCTGTCCTCCCGGACACCACGGAGCTCGCTGTCACAGAG CGTGTGAACAGGGTACCTACGGTCACGGCTGTGCCAAGCTGTGTGACTGTGAGGAAGACGCGCCATGTGATCCCGTGACAGGAAGATGCCTCTGCTCCTCAGGGAAGACTGGACTCAGATGTGACATCG ACTGCAGAGCGAATCGTTACGGGCCAGACTGTGCCGAGACCTGTGAGTGTGAGAACGGGGCGCAGTGCGACCGACGCAACGGCCGCTGTACCTGCCTGCACAGCTGGATCGGACTCTTCTGTCAAGAAG GTGGACCTCCACGCCTCACCTacggcagcagcagaggagactCGCAACATGACAACTCATAG